The window TTTAGCTCATGGCAGCCAGAATGCTCCTGGCAACACTTAAGCCGTTGGCAGATGCCTGCTGAAGCCCTCTTGTTACGGAGGCGCCGTCGCCTATGGCGCGTAAGCCTTCCACGCTGGTTTCAAAGTCAGCATTGACCACTACCTTGTTGGAGTAGAATTTTACCTCTACGCCGTATAACAGAGTTTCATCGCTGGCAATGCCGGGAGTCACCTTATCCAGGGCAAGAAGCATTTCTTTTATGTCAACCATAATGCGGTGAGGGAATACAAGGGATAAATCGCCTGGGACCGCATCCTTTAAGGTTGGGATTAAGTTGTTGCGGCATAAGCGCTCTTCCGTGGTGCGCCGGCCTCTCTGGAAATCGCCGAAGGTCTGCACCAGGATCTTGCCGTCACAGAGCATGTTGCTCAGCTGGGCGATCTGTTTGCCGTATTCAATAGGGGTCTTAAAGGGTTTTGTAAAGTTTTTGGATACCAGGATGGCAAAGTTGGTGTTGTTTGTCTTGTATTCCTGGGATTTATAGGCATGGCCGTTGACAACTGCCAGACCGTTTTCATAGTATTCTGTGGCTACCTCGCCGGAAGGATTGGTACAGAAGGTACGGACCTTGTCGTCAAAGGTCGGGGTATGATAAACAAGCTTGGCCTCATAGAGGTTTTTATTTAAAAATTCCATGACCTCATCCCGGACCTCTACCCGGACACCGATGTCCACAGTTCCCACCTTTGTCTCGATTCCGTGGTTTTCACAGATGTGGCTGAACCAGTCGGAGCCTTCCCGGCCGATGGCAGACACGATTTCCGGCGCTTGACAGACCTCTTCCTTGTCAGTAATGACGCCTATTGCTTTATTGTCTTCGATGATGATATCCTTTACCATCGTGTTGAACGCCATTTCAACTCCCTGCTCCAATAAGTGCTCCTGAAGGCGGGTATAGATTTTATAGCCTTCTTCCGTTCCTAAATGGCGGATAGGGCATTCGATCAGCTTTAAGTTGGCTCCGATGGCCTTGCGGCGGATTTCCTGGATCTCCTTTTGTTTGTCAATGCCGTAAACATTGGTGTCTGCACCGAATTTCAAGTAAATGTTGTCTGATTCCTTCAACAGCTCTACGGTCGTATCATATCCAAGTATTTCAGGAAGGTTTCCGCCAACATCGGGAGATAAGGATAATTTTCCGTCGGAAAATGCTCCGGCTCCTGCAAAGCCTGTGGTAATGGAGCATGGCTTGCAGCCTACACATGTTTTTGTGGTTCTCTTGGGACAGGTCCGGTTTTCAATCCGGCGGCCCTTTTCGATCATAAGAATCTTAAGGTCCGGCTTTTTCTCGATCAGCTCATAGGCGCAGAAAATGCCGGAGGGGCCTGCACCGATGATGATTACATCGTAATTTTTTGAAACATCCTTCATGAACATCACTCCTTTTTCCTTCTAACCCTTATAGTCAACTATTATGGTAGTTGGTAGAAACGCTCAACCGATTATGAACTTATATAAGCGCAACAGCTTTATTCTATCATAATGGATATGGAAATGACAAGTAATATCCATGGTTCGGATGAACTTTTTTATATGTACGTTTTTATCATCCGGTTGATCTTATTTCTAATTCCTATTAAGCTGGCGCTTGATTTTGGATAGGAAGAAAAGGTGATGGGCTCAGATAAATCCTCTTCCAAAAGTTCAATGACAGCCTCTTTTCCGATATAGGATTCCAGGAGTTTTAATGCCCTGTGATCCTGTTTTGCCTCATGGAGGACCATAAGGCGTATGGATTCTTCGGGAGCGCCGTCAGGGCCGGGATAGACCAGGAAGGCATCGCCGGATGGGAAGCTTTCGTCACAGTCCGTCACTTCATAAGGGTTTATGTGGCGCAGGGAATGCTGGGAATTATAAAAGTTGAATCCCCAGTGAAGGATTCCCTCGATTCCATATTTATATACCTGAAGGCCGTAAACCCGGTTTCTGGCCGATGGCATGGCCATAAAACGGTTGGAAACATCCACGCACTGGGACGTGCAGTAATAACTCCATAAATGGGGAACCTTATGATCCAGAAACGGTTCTATATGGTCGGTAGAACAGACCGGACGCTCCACAATTCCCATCTCATAAAAGGA of the Lacrimispora indolis DSM 755 genome contains:
- a CDS encoding NAD(P)/FAD-dependent oxidoreductase gives rise to the protein MKDVSKNYDVIIIGAGPSGIFCAYELIEKKPDLKILMIEKGRRIENRTCPKRTTKTCVGCKPCSITTGFAGAGAFSDGKLSLSPDVGGNLPEILGYDTTVELLKESDNIYLKFGADTNVYGIDKQKEIQEIRRKAIGANLKLIECPIRHLGTEEGYKIYTRLQEHLLEQGVEMAFNTMVKDIIIEDNKAIGVITDKEEVCQAPEIVSAIGREGSDWFSHICENHGIETKVGTVDIGVRVEVRDEVMEFLNKNLYEAKLVYHTPTFDDKVRTFCTNPSGEVATEYYENGLAVVNGHAYKSQEYKTNNTNFAILVSKNFTKPFKTPIEYGKQIAQLSNMLCDGKILVQTFGDFQRGRRTTEERLCRNNLIPTLKDAVPGDLSLVFPHRIMVDIKEMLLALDKVTPGIASDETLLYGVEVKFYSNKVVVNADFETSVEGLRAIGDGASVTRGLQQASANGLSVARSILAAMS